One window of Triplophysa rosa linkage group LG8, Trosa_1v2, whole genome shotgun sequence genomic DNA carries:
- the arid1aa gene encoding AT-rich interactive domain-containing protein 1A isoform X3, with amino-acid sequence MAAQVASATSLNTSPPSELKKPDRDPKEESVPGEKQQENKEPGLESVSPGRGELQDRADVGNAGGGGESEMKNGNGNPSRVNNNQNDTAGPDGNNHPGMVHHHAPGFTPPSHGYSQQYGRAPFHQHGGQQSPGMAAAAGPGALSSNIMDPYQPNSHEHGFPNHQYNNYSPFGNRSPYPGQGYGMNSPRSAPQAQAVGGQSAKQQQPAAGGSMAASYNNQRYNMGNPQPTSTPTLNQLLTSPSGARGYPNYPPSDYNSQDGAKGPADMGSSGQYGGGHPGWQQRTHHPQPMSPGSTGQPMGRNQTPGSMDQMGKMRGQPYVSGGPYSQPPHQGPPTAPQQGPAYAGPGYGPPGPQRYPMGMQGRIQYGQQMPSYGQQGPGGYVQQGQQPYYGQHGQGPHSGQQQSPYPQPSPGQPGGQGPYSQQPHGPQPSGPHGQAGPPYQHPHMPQQPQAQIPGPSPGPSQSPYSQASAAPQSAQSPYPQQQVPQSQPPQQGNSQAPPASQTQPSYPPGQGSQPPPSQQAPQTPTPASQQPAGQMSQTQPTSYSQNPPPQQQQQQQQSPYQRFTPAQDLSGSIDDLPTGTEGALSPGVSTSGVSSSQGEQSNPAQSPFSPHTSPPVGSPASATASRSGPLSPATIPGNQMPPRPSSGQSDGVMHPSVNMPGMGQERGYVQRNPQMGPYGSPQSGSALSPRQSSGGHAGMVPYQQNNSMANYAPQGGQYGSQGFPRQPGYSGMPNANYPGPGMSGSMNPMSGQGGGPLYPGMPSGRMPHGQMGARPYGPNMGPNMSPNMGPNMVNMPPQVGSGMGPPPGLNRKPQDAAAMQHGPSNSIHNRLPGYPNMSPGPGMMGSGPPYGPSVNNMPGMMNTQGPSYPMGGNMANNTSGMSPGPDFGMDVKPNQAQKSNNKVEGTPKTETKSKKSSSSTTTNEKITRLYELGPEPERKMWVDRYLAFIDEKALGMSNLPAVGRKPLDLFRLYMSVKEIGGLTQVNKNKKWRELATNLNVGTSSSAASSLKKQYIQCLYAFECKIERGEDPPPEIPGDTKKNQAKIQPPSPAGSGSLQGPQTPQSTSSSMAESGDLKPPTPASTPHSQMPPMQSGRSSVNLQDPFADNDPAFSRRNTMTPNSGYQSGMSTPEMPGRMGPYEPSKDHFSGMRKVGEQFIPGGQGPNSGLGDQYNRGPPGPMGNVPMGQRHQYSFGPSYDRRSESGMGPEGSMGPGVPQPNMMPSNAESGMYSPNRYPPQQQRHESYSNQYPGQGAPPGGSYPNQQPGIYPQQQTNYKRPGEGGYPPAKRHHDGEMFGGPYNAQQPPSQAPPGGPSSGQQDMFNQFNSSYPGAERRPPGPQNQFPFPFGRDRMPGAAGPNSQGSMPLQMMGSPMQSGPDGPQGGMWQGRGDMGYGGYPNRQGPPAGPGQGPGFHSMNRSEEMMSSEPRMNHDGQWPGPRQPPYGGAGPPMTRPLQSNYQSPQAMQNHIPQVSSPTPMPRPMESGSSPSKSPYMPGSIKMQKAGPPVPASHIVPSSVHPPLMRRDMPFPAGSTEASQPVLKPRRRLTMKEIGTPEAWRVMMSLKSGLLAESTWALDTINILLYDDNSISNFNLVQLPGFLELIVEYFRRCLIEIFGILKEYEVGDPGQRALLDPNVLKKDENTVDDETLVEGMEEDGETEEEDEGEEMQRSKHQEQHTAPEPLQIKQEEKHRNCEDSGKKMDCQATDGESSKEAKTLDPPSLELAVTQEKPKQASKFDKLPLKIVRKKDPFVVDCSNKLGRLQEFDSGLLHWSIGGGDTTEHIQTHFESKVDLLHLWKRLPIQASDKKRGALKDAEVPSPSSSSEEHRKEVERQPSQQSSSEVTDGILETRAERPADCLETSSGEKSNEEADQEKQGSEMTAPENIRPSTSSQGQRPISILEDEPHSKDEAPLVTLSDWQDSLSRRCICVSNIIRSLSFIPGNDLEMSKHPGLLLILGRLLLLHHRHPERKQAPLTYEKEEEVDESHGNKKDEWWWDCLELLRENCLVTLANISGQLDFSVYTESICLPLLDGLLHWAVCPSAEAQDPFPSLGLNGVLSPQRLVLETLCKLSIQDNNVDLILATPPFSRLEKLFGNLVRLVGERKVPVCREMAVVLLANLAQGDSMAARAIAVQKGSVGNLLGFLEDSLAATQFQQSQGSLLHMQGSHFEPTSVDMMRRAARALLAFAKVEENHSEFTLYESRLLDLSVSPLMNSLVSHVICDVLFLIGQS; translated from the exons ATGGCCGCTCAGGTCGCCAGCGCTACCTCTCTCAACACCAGTCCGCCTTCCGAACTAAAAAAACCGGATCGAGACCCAAAGGAGGAGTCGGTACCGGGGGAAAAGCAGCAGGAAAATAAGGAGCCGGGATTAGAGAGCGTATCACCGGGTCGCGGGGAACTGCAGGACCGGGCCGATGTTGGAAATGCTGGGGGAGGAGGGGAGTCTGAGATGAAGAACGGGAACGGGAATCCGTCGAGGGTGAACAATAATCAAAATGATACCGCCGGACCTGACGGGAATAACCACCCCGGTATGGTACATCACCACGCGCCCGGTTTTACGCCGCCTTCCCATGGCTATAGTCAGCAATACGGCCGGGCCCCTTTTCATCAACATGGCGGACAACAAAGCCCTGGCATGGCAGCTGCAGCGGGACCAGGCGCGCTGTCGAGCAACATAATGGACCCGTATCAGCCCAACTCTCACGAACACGGCTTTCCTAACCACCAGTACAACAACTACAGTCCGTTCGGGAACCGAAGCCCGTACCCGGGCCAGGGATACGGCATGAACTCCCCGCGCAGCGCTCCTCAAGCTCAGGCGGTAGGGGGGCAGTCAGCCAAGCAACAGCAGCCAGCAGCGGGAGGATCTATGGCTGCATCTTACAATAATCAGAGGTATAACATGGGAAATCCACAGCCAACATCCACCCCGACCCTCAACCAGCTCCTGACCTCCCCGAGCGGTGCCAGAGGCTACCCGAATTACCCACCTAGCGACTACAACAGCCAGGATGGTGCTAAGGGACCAGCAGATATGGGCAGCAGTGGGCAGTATGGTGGGGGCCATCCGGGTTGGCAACAAAGGACCCATCACCCGCAACCCATGAGTCCTGGAAGTACCGGACAGCCCATGGGTAGAAACCAG ACTCCAGGCTCAATGGATCAGATGGGGAAAATGCGAGGACAGCCATATGTGTCAGGCGGTCCTTACTCGCAGCCTCCCCATCAGGGGCCTCCTACGGCGCCCCAGCAGGGACCTGCATACGCAGGCCCGGGCTATGGGCCTCCTGGACCTCAGAGATACCCTATGGGCATGCAAGGACGTATACAGTATGGGCAACAG ATGCCATCATACGGACAGCAGGGACCAGGGGGGTACGTGCAGCAGGGGCAACAGCCCTATTATGGCCAGCATGGTCAGGGGCCTCACTCTGGCCAGCAGCAGTCGCCATACCCCCAGCCTTCCCCTGGGCAACCGGGAGGTCAAGGACCTTATTCGCAGCAGCCTCACGGCCCCCAACCATCTGGTCCACACGGACAGGCCGGTCCTCCTTACCAACATCCCCACATGCCCCAGCAGCCCCAGGCGCAGATTCCCGGCCCCTCACCAGGCCCTTCCCAATCCCCATACTCGCAGGCCTCTGCAGCACCCCAGTCTGCGCAATCCCCATATCCCCAACAACAGGTGCCTCAGTCCCAGCCCCCTCAGCAGGGGAACTCCCAGGCCCCTCCTGCATCCCAGACCCAGCCTAGCTACCCGCCCGGCCAAGGCTCCCAGCCGCCGCCATCACAGCAGGCGCCACAGACGCCCACACCTGCATCCCAGCAGCCTGCAGGACAGATGTCGCAAACGCAACCCACATCATACTCCCAGAATCCCCCAccacaacagcagcagcagcagcaacaaTCGCCGTATCAGCGGTTTACTCCTGCTCAG GACCTTTCCGGTTCTATCGATGACCTGCCTACAGGTACAGAAGGTGCTCTGAGCCCTGGAGTCAGCACATCTGGAGTATCCAGCAGTCAAGGAGAACAGAGTAATCCAGCACAGTCGCCTTTCTCCCCCCACACATCTCCGCCGGTGGGCTCGCCCGCCAGTGCCACAGCATCTCGCTCTGGCCCTCTGTCCCCTGCCACCATACCAG GAAACCAGATGCCTCCCCGGCCTTCAAGTGGACAGTCTGATGGGGTCATGCACCCTTCAGTGAACATGCCTGGCATGGGCCAAGAGAGAG GATATGTGCAGAGAAACCCTCAGATGGGACCCTATGGGTCTCCACAATCTGGATCTGCTTTGTCTCCTCGCCAGTCATCTGGAGGCCATGCTGGGATGGTTCCTTATCAGCAGAACAACTCTATGGCCAACTATGCGCCTCAAGGTGGTCAATATGGCTCACAAG GTTTCCCTAGGCAGCCTGGTTACAGTGGCATGCCTAATGCCAATTATCCAGGTCCTGGCATGAGTGGATCTATGAACCCTATGTCCGGACAAGGAGGAGGACCACTGTATCCTGGCATGCCTTCTGGAAGGATGCCTCATGGCCAGATGGGTGCACGTCCTTACGGCCCTAACATGGGACCCAACATGAGTCCCAATATGGGCCCGAATATGGTGAACATGCCGCCTCAAGTAGGCTCTGGGATGGGCCCACCTCCAGGCCTCAACAGAAAGCCGCAGGATGCTGCAGCAATGCAGCACGGACCCTCAAACTCTATACACAACAG ACTACCAGGTTACCCCAATATGTCTCCTGGTCCTGGTATGATGGGTTCAGGTCCTCCGTATGGCCCGTCAGTGAACAACATGCCAGGAATGATGAACACCCAGGGTCCTTCCTACCCAATGGGTGGTAACATGGCCAACAACACTAGTG GCATGTCCCCTGGTCCTGATTTTGGTATGGATGTAAAACCAAACCAGGCACAAAAATCGAATAATAAAGTTGAGGGGACACCCAAGACGGAAACAAAATCAAAG AAGTCAAGTTCCTCCACAACAACCAATGAGAAGATCACTCGATTGTATGAGCTAGGCCCAGAGCCAGAAAGAAAGATGTGGGTGGACCGTTATCTGGCTTTCATTGACGAAAAAGCCTTGGGCATGAGTAACCTACCAGCTGTGGGACGTAAACCCCTCGATCTCTTCCGCCTCTACATGTCCGTCAAGGAGATTGGAGGTCTCACACAG gttaataagaataaaaaatggAGGGAGCTGGCCACAAATCTGAATGTGGGGACCTCAAGCAGTGCAGCCAGCTCGTTGAAAAAGCAGTACATCCAGTGTCTATATGCTTTTGAATGTAAGATCGAGCGTGGAGAAGACCCACCACCTGAAATTCCTGGAGACACCAAAAAGAATCAGGCCAAAATTCAGCCACCCTCCCCAG CTGGATCTGGCTCTCTCCAGGGGCCCCAGACACCGCAGTCTACCAGCAGCTCCATGGCCGAAAGCGGAGACTTGAAGCCTCCCACTCCTGCCTCTACTCCACACAGCCAGATGCCCCCAATGCAAAGTGGCAG GAGCAGTGTGAACCTACAAGATCCATTTGCTGATAATGACCCAGCCTTCTCTCGGCGGAACACTATGACCCCCAACTCTGGCTACCAGTCAGGCATGAGCACTCCAGAGATGCCTGGTCGAATGGGACCCTACGAACCCAGCAAAGACCACTTCAGTGGCATGCGCAAAG TTGGAGAGCAGTTTATACCCGGTGGACAGGGTCCTAACAGTGGTCTCGGTGATCAGTATAACAGAGGACCACCAGGCCCTATGGGGAACGTGCCCATGGGTCAGAGGCACCAATATTCATTTGGTCCTAGTTATGATAGAAG GTCAGAGTCAGGGATGGGCCCAGAAGGCAGCATGGGGCCTGGAGTGCCACAGCCAAACATGATGCCTTCCAATGCTGAATCTGGGATGTACTCACCAAACCGTTACCCTCCACAACAACAGCG GCATGAATCGTATAGTAATCAGTATCCTGGGCAGGGTGCGCCTCCTGGTGGCTCCTATCCGAATCAGCAGCCTGGAATTTATCCGCAACAACAAACG AACTACAAAAGACCAGGTGAAGGAGGCTACCCACCAGCTAAACGGCATCATGATGGCGAGATGTTCGGTGGGCCGTACAATGCGCAGCAGCCACCATCACAGGCTCCCCCTGGTGGTCCCTCAAGTGGTCAGCAGGATATGTTTAACCAGTTTAACAGTTCATACCCTGGCGCAGAGCGACGTCCACCTGGTCCTCAGAATCAGTTCCCATTCCCTTTCGGAAGGGATCGGATGCCAGGGGCAGCGGGTCCTAACTCCCAGGGTTCCATGCCGCTTCAAATGATGGGCAGTCCAATGCAGTCTGGTCCCGACGGTCCTCAAGGCGGTATGTGGCAGGGCCGAGGTGATATGGGCTACGGCGGTTACCCAAACCGTCAGGGACCTCCTGCTGGTCCTGGCCAAGGCCCTGGTTTCCATTCAATGAACCGCTCCGAAGAGATGATGTCATCTGAACCACGTATGAATCACGATGGCCAGTGGCCTGGGCCTCGACAGCCCCCGTATGGCGGTGCAGGCCCACCAATGACCAGACCTTTGCAGTCCAACTATCAGTCACCCCAAGCCATGCAGAACCACATTCCACAGGTGTCAAGCCCCACGCCCATGCCCCGACCCATGGAAAGCGGCAGTTCACCCAGCAAATCACCCTACATGCCTGGCAGTATCAAAATGCAGAAGGCTGGACCTCCAGTCCCTGCATCACACATTGTACCTTCCTCCGTACACCCTCCACTGATGAGAAGAGACATGCCCTTCCCTGCAGGCTCCACAGAGGCTTCACAGCCTGTTCTCAAACCTCGTAGACGTCTTACCATGAAAGAGATTG GAACACCAGAAGCATGGAGAGTCATGATGTCCCTAAAATCAGGACTGTTGGCTGAGAGCACGTGGGCTTTAGATACCATTAACATCCTGTTGTATGATGACAACAGTATTTCGAATTTCAACCTTGTTCAG ctcCCGGGTTTCCTGGAACTAATTGTTGAGTATTTCCGGCGTTGCCTCATTGAGATCTTTGGCATCCTGAAGGAATATGAGGTTGGTGATCCAGGACAAAGAGCACTGTTGGATCCTAATGTGCTCAAAAAGGATGAAAATACTGTGGATGATGAAACACTGGTGGAGGGCATGGAGGAAGACGGAGAAACGGAGGAGGAAGATGAAGGAGAAGAAATGCAGAGGTCAAAACATCAAGAACAACACACAGCACCAGAACCTCTCCAGATAAAACAGGAGGAAAAGCACAGGAATTGTGAAGACTCTGGGAAGAAAATGGACTGCCAAGCAACAGACGGAGAGTCATCTAAAGAAGCCAAGACTTTAGATCCACCATCCCTCGAGCTTGCTGTGACTCAGGAGAAGCCCAAGCAGGCTAGCAAGTTTGATAAACTTCCTTTGAAGATTGTACGGAAGAAGGATCCTTTCGTGGTGGACTGCTCGAATAAACTTGGCCGGTTACAGGAATTTGACAGCGGCCTGCTGCACTGGAGTATTGGTGGAGGCGATACAACAGAACACATCCAGACCCACTTCGAAAGCAAAGTTGACCTGTTACACCTGTGGAAGCGGCTTCCCATCCAGGCCTCAGACAAGAAACGAGGAGCGCTGAAGGATGCTGAGGTGCCTTCACCATCCTCATCGAGTGAAGAGCACAGGAAGGAAGTGGAGCGGCAGCCTTCACAGCAGTCATCCTCTGAAGTAACCGATGGAATTCTGGAAACGAGAGCTGAAAGGCCTGCCGACTGCTTAGAAACTTCCTCTGGGGAGAAATCAAACGAAGAGGCAGATCAAGAGAAACAAGGATCAGAGATGACCGCTCCAGAGAACATCAGGCCAAGTACATCATCACAGGGTCAGCGTCCCATCTCCATTCTAGAGGATGAGCCACACAGCAAGGATGAAGCTCCTCTCGTCACTCTCTCCGACTGGCAAGATTCCCTCTCCCGTCGCTGCATCTGCGTCTCCAATATCATCCGCAGCCTCTCATTCATTCCGGGCAACGACTTGGAGATGTCCAAGCACCCAGGGCTGTTGCTGATACTAGGTCGCCTCTTGCTTCTCCACCATCGGCATCCAGAACGCAAGCAGGCGCCTTTAACCTACGAGAAAGAAGAGGAGGTGGATGAGAGTCACGGTAACAAGAAAGACGAGTGGTGGTGGGACTGTCTGGAACTGCTGCGGGAAAATTGTTTGGTCACTCTTGCCAACATCTCAGGCCAGCTTGATTTCTCTGTCTACACTGAGAGCATCTGCTTACCGCTGCTGGATGGCTTGCTCCATTGGGCTGTTTGTCCTTCAGCCGAAGCTCAAGACCCTTTCCCCAGCCTCGGGCTTAACGGTGTATTGTCCCCTCAGAGACTAGTCCTGGAGACCCTCTGTAAACTCAGCATTCAGGACAACAATGTGGACCTCATTCTGGCAACGCCACCTTTTAGTAGATTAGAGAAGCTGTTTGGGAACCTCGTACGACTAGTCGGCGAGCGAAAGGTGCCTGTCTGCCGGGAGATGGCGGTCGTGTTGCTAGCCAATCTTGCACAGGGTGACAGCATGGCAGCCCGTGCCATTGCGGTACAGAAAGGGAGCGTAGGGAATCTGTTGGGTTTCTTGGAGGACAGCTTGGCTGCGACGCAGTTCCAGCAGAGCCAAGGGTCCCTACTACACATGCAGGGATCCCACTTTGAGCCGACAAGTGTGGACATGATGCGGCGAGCTGCTCGGGCTCTGCTTGCTTTCGCTAAGGTAGAGGAGAACCACTCTGAATTTACGCTCTATGAATCACGGCTTCTGGACCTTTCCGTCTCCCCCCTCATGAACTCTTTGGTGTCCCACGTCATCTGTGATGTACTGTTTTTGATAGGCCAGTCATGA